From Salvia splendens isolate huo1 chromosome 3, SspV2, whole genome shotgun sequence, a single genomic window includes:
- the LOC121797079 gene encoding probable disease resistance protein At1g58390: MAEYLANVFLETFRTLLVEEAKYLLGVGDDVEKVEANLKSIHALLMKADSRRDSPTLIQLKRLAFNAENLLETYAVKVQCKREGLTLTDRFQRYICIICECFSAHEVRKEAGYIINALDKLTKELTSELGQESSSHSAQEDEWQRLRQTYAHKVDPYFVGMDEEIEILVSKMKDENRQRVVKIYGMGGLGKTTLAREVYNHRDLQSYARAWVCITQQFQPKAVFGEILRQLDSSVGQVDGMEERELVTRIQSFSKGRALVVIDDIWKDDHWEIINQAFPVNCNVTLTPRYENIPNQQSEPHMLTKLGFTSKSFSEDEDIDTERLYLLWMAEGFISYQDKGPNETLRDVAQRYLIELAMRCMVQLHEAEIYSPRDKFDWCKLHDLML; encoded by the exons ATGGCAGAATATCTTGCGAATGTGTTTCTGGAAACCTTTCGTACTTTGCTGGTTGAAGAAGCTAAGTATTTGCTTGGTGTGGGCGACGATGTTGAGAAAGTTGAGGCAAATTTGAAAAGCATACATGCTTTGCTGATGAAAGCAGACAGCAGGCGTGATTCTCCAACTCTAATCCAACTCAAAAGGTTGGCTTTCAATGCTGAGAATCTGCTTGAAACGTATGCTGTTAAAGTTCAATGCAAAAGGGAAGGGCTGACTCTCACGGACAGATTTCAAAGGTACATTTGCATCATTTGTGAGTGTTTTAGTGCCCATGAGGTTCGGAAGGAGGCTGGCTACATAATAAATGCCCTGGACAAACTCACCAAAGAGTTAACGTCGGAGTTGGGGCAAGAAAGTTCATCTCACTCGGCGCAGGAAGATGAGTGGCAACGTCTAAGACAGACGTATGCTCATAAGGTTGATCCTTATTTCGTGGGCATGGATGAAGAGATCGAGATTCTGGTATCAAAGATGAAGGATGAAAATAGGCAACGAGTCGTGAAGATATATGGGATGGGTGGCCTCGGAAAAACTACTCTTGCGAGAGAGGTTTACAACCACAGGGACCTCCAATCTTATGCTCGAGCATGGGTTTGCATCACGCAACAGTTTCAACCTAAGGCTGTTTTCGGCGAGATTTTGAGACAACTTGATAGCAGCGTCGGACAAGTTGATGGCATGGAAGAACGCGAGTTGGTGACAAGAATTCAAAGTTTTTCAAAGGGGAGGGCTTTGGTGGTCATTGATGATATATGGAAAGATGATCATTGGGAGATCATAAATCAAGCATTTCCCGTGAATTGTAATGTCACTCTCACCCCTCGTTATGAGAATATTCCTAATCAACAATCTGAACCTCACATGTTGACAAAGTTGGGCTTTACTTCAAAAA GTTTTTCTGAGGATGAAGATATTGATACAGAGAGATTGTATTTATTGTGGATGGCAGAAGGCTTCATTTCATATCAAGATAAAGGGCCTAATGAGACACTAAGAGATGTGGCTCAGAGATATCTAATTGAACTTGCTATGAGGTGTATGGTTCAACTGCATGAAGCTGAGATCTACTCTCCACGTGACAAGTTCGACTGGTGTAAGCTTCACGACTTAATGCTATGA
- the LOC121796312 gene encoding NADP-dependent malic enzyme, with protein MESFLKEHRGGESVLDLSPRSTVGGGVEDVYGEDRASEDQLVTPWTVSVASGYSLLRDPHHNKGLAFTEKERDAHYLRGLLPPVVISQELQEKKLMHSIRQYQLPLHKYMAMMELEERNERLFYKLLIDNVEELLPVVYTPTVGEACQKYGSIFRRPQGLYISLKEKGKILEVLRNWPERSIQVIVVTDGERILGLGDLGCQGMGIPVGKLALYTALGGVRPSACLPITIDVGTNNETLLNDEFYIGLKQRRATGKEYYDLLEEFMTAVKQNYGEKVLVQFEDFANHNAFELLAKYGTTHLVFNDDIQGTASVVLAGLVASLKLLGGSLGDHTFLFLGAGEAGTGIAELIALEISKQTKAPLEETRKKIWLVDSKGLIVSSRKESLQHFKQPWAHEHEPCKNLLDAVKAIKPTTLIGTSGVGKQFTKEVVEAMAAFNKTPLIMALSNPTSQAECTAEEAYTWTEGRAIFSSGSPFDPVELNGKLHVPGQANNAYIFPGLGFGLVISGAIRVHDDMLLAASEALAGQVTQEHYDKGMIYPPFTNIRKISAHIAANVAAKAYELGLATRLPRPADLVKYAESCMFTPNYRSYR; from the exons atgGAGAGCTTTCTGAAGGAGCACAGGGGAGGGGAATCGGTGCTGGACTTGAGCCCGAGATCCACCGTCGGCGGCGGAGTCGAAGATGTCTACGGCGAAGATCGCGCCTCCGAGGATCAGCTCGTCACTCCCTGGACCGTCTCCGTCGCCAG TGGGTATAGTCTGCTGAGAGATCCCCATCATAACAAGGGGCTTGCATTCACCGAGAAGGAGAGAGATGCACATTACTTGCGCGGTCTTCTGCCTCCCGTTGTTATCTCCCAAGAGCTTCAG GAGAAAAAGTTGATGCATAGCATTCGCCAGTATCAGCTTCCCCTGCACAAGTACATGGCCATGATGGAGCTCGAG GAGAGGAACGAAAGATTGTTCTACAAGCTTCTCATTGATAATGTGGAGGAGCTACTCCCAGTTGTGTACACTCCAACAGTTGGCGAGGCATGCCAAAAATATGGAAGTATCTTTAGGAGGCCTCAGGGTTTATATATAAGTTTAAAGGAAAA GGGGAAGATACTCGAGGTCCTTAGGAACTGGCCCGAGAGGTCAATTCAAGTCATTGTCGTCACTGATGGTGAGAGGATTTTGGGACTTGGTGATCTTGGCTGCCAG GGAATGGGAATACCGGTGGGAAAATTGGCATTATACACTGCTCTAGGAGGTGTCAGGCCTTCTGCG TGTTTGCCAATAACAATCGATGTTGGAACAAACAATGAGACGCTACTAAATGATGAATTCTACATTGGGCTCAAACAAAGACGGGCGACTGGAAAG GAATATTATGACCTTCTGGAAGAGTTCATGACTGCTGTGAAGCAAAATTATGGTGAAAAAGTTCTTGTACAG TTTGAAGATTTTGCCAACcacaatgcctttgagctcttGGCCAAGTACGGCACCACTCACTTAGTCTTTAACGATGATATACAG GGGACAGCTTCTGTGGTGCTTGCTGGCCTTGTTGCTTCGCTTAAGCTTCTTGGCGGCTCCTTGGGTGATCATACATTCTTGTTCCTCGGAGCTGGTGAG GCTGGAACTGGTATAGCTGAGCTTATAGCGCTTGAAATATCAAAGCAG ACCAAAGCTCCTTTGGAAGAAACGCGTAAGAAGATTTGGCTTGTAGACTCAAAG GGATTGATTGTTAGTTCTCGTAAGGAATCTCTCCAGCATTTCAAGCAACCTTGGGCTCACGAGCATGAACCCTGTAAAAATCTCTTAGACGCTGTCAAG GCTATCAAACCAACAACTCTGATCGGAACTTCTGGTGTTGGAAAACAATTCACCAAAGAGGTGGTCGAGGCTATGGCCGCCTTCAACAAG ACACCTCTTATCATGGCTCTTTCGAATCCTACCTCACAAGCCGAGTGCACTGCTGAAGAAGCTTATACTTGGACCGAG GGGCGTGCTATCTTCTCGAGCGGAAGTCCTTTTGACCCTGTAGAGTTGAACGGAAAACTCCATGTTCCTGGCCAG GCAAATAATGCTTATATCTTTCCCGGGCTTGGTTTCGGGTTGGTCATCTCTGGTGCAATCCGGGTGCATGACGACATGCTTCTAGCAGCTT CGGAGGCGTTGGCTGGTCAAGTGACGCAGGAACACTACGACAAAGGGATGATATATCCTCCATTCACGAATATCAGAAAGATCTCAGCTCACATCGCTGCAAATGTAGCTGCTAAGGCATATGAACTAG GTTTGGCGACTCGACTCCCTCGACCGGCGGACTTGGTTAAGTACGCCGAGAGCTGCATGTTCACACCAAACTACAGAAGCTACCGTTGA
- the LOC121796300 gene encoding DNA topoisomerase 1 alpha-like: MAVEACNKQKVMADDMDDDDVPLVFKRSSSSSKPNQSNSEIKKSVPQKHDQQLGRSPASNARPPNGQNNFVQRSKMVPSSRTPPDRSPLMSPKLSSSPTKGLAVKPTMVDSKPSTSKAAELNSDKRQIKGENSLNVSSRPKEESEDSEDDKPLSARLHAGGSKFNSGNANKGANVSNFGQTSKIPKSEDSDDEIPLSSKFRVKAVAGGSAKRFSTSDKKPLLAECGQNGSASTDRKPSAVLKKRNVDSEKPTDTSLKRPKLCETSTLHKNKESSVKAEMEEEDEEDHIPISQRIKKTAVAEKKSAQVKKFTKPTTPITKFNQKPKKFIKNSKYSESSKVHPSSGDGQKWTTLVHNGVIFPPPYKPHGVKMLYKGKPVDLTSEQEEVATMFAVMLGTEYMDKPKFKENFMDDWRKILGKNHIIQSLEHCDFTPIYDWHLSEKEKKKQMTTEEKKALKEEKLQQEEKYMWAILDGVKEKVGNFRVEPPGLFRGRGEHPKMGKLKRRIQPSDITINIGKDAPIPLCPIPGQSWKEIRHDNTVTWLAFWNDPINPKEFKYVFLAASSTLKGQSDKEKYEKARLLKDYIQGIRAAYTKDFTSKDPTKKQISVATYLIDKLALRAGNEKDDDEADTVGCCTLKVENVEPVPPNILKFDFLGKDSIRYQNEVEVEVAVFRAIQEFRNKKKDGDDIFDKLDTSKLNAHLKELMPGLTAKVFRTYNASITLDDMLSKETKGGEVAEKVVVYNHANKEVAIICNHQRTVSKSHSAQMTRLNEKIDELKNILEELRTDLARAKKGKPPLKGSDGKSKRNLNPDALEKKISQTTAKIEKMERDKDTKEDLKTVALGTSKINYLDPRITVAWCKRHEVPIEKIFNKSLLAKFAWAMDVKPSFRF; the protein is encoded by the exons ATGGCTGTTGAGGCATGTAACAAGCAAAAGGTAATGGCGGATGATATGGATGACGATGATGTACCGTTAGTTTTCAAAAGGAGTAGCTCTTCTTCAAAGCCAAACCAATCAAACTCGGAAATTAAAAAATCAGTACCTCAGAAACATGATCAACAGCTAGGGAGGTCGCCGGCATCAAATGCACGCCCACCAAATGGTCAGAATAACTTTGTTCAAAGGAGTAAGATGGTCCCTTCTTCCAGGACACCTCCTGATAGATCTCCTCTGATGAGCCCAAAATTATCTAGTTCTCCTACCAAGGGATTGGCAGTAAAGCCTACAATGGTGGATTCTAAACCTTCCACTTCAAAGGCCGCTGAGTTAAACTCTGACAAGCGTCAGATTAAAGGTGAGAATTCTTTGAATGTATCCAGTAGACCAAAGGAGGAATCAGAAGATTCTGAAGATGATAAACCACTTAGTGCCAGGCTTCATGCTGGGGGATCAAAGTTCAACTCTGGGAATGCCAATAAAGGTGCCAATGTTTCAAATTTTGGTCAAACTTCAAAGATCCCCAAATCAGAAGATTCAGATGATGAAATACCTTTGTCTTCTAAGTTTCGAGTGAAGGCAGTTGCTGGGGGATCAGCCAAGAGGTTTTCTACTAGTGATAAAAAACCTTTGTTGGCCGAATGTGGACAAAATGGTTCAGCATCGACGGATAGGAAACCTTCCGCTGTTTTGAAGAAGAGAAATGTAGATAGTGAAAAACCAACGGATACATCTTTAAAAAGGCCTAAACTATGTGAGACATCTACActtcataaaaataaagaatcgTCCGTTAAAGCTGAAatggaggaagaagatgaggaaGATCATATTCCCATATCACagagaataaagaagacagcTGTTGCAGAGAAGAAATCAGCACAAGTCAAAAAATTTACTAAACCTACAACTCCAATAACAAAGTTCAATCAAAAACCAAAAAAGTTCATTAAAAACTCAAAGTATTCTGAGTCATCAAAGGTTCATCCTAGTTCTGGTGATGGGCAGAAGTGGACCACTTTGGTCCATAATGGTGTGATTTTTCCGCCACCATACAAGCCTCATGGTGTCAAGATGCTCTATAAAGGGAAGCCTGTTGACTTAACTTCAGAACAGGAAGAG GTGGCAACAATGTTTGCGGTGATGCTTGGTACTGAGTATATGGATAAGCCTAAGTTCAAAGAGAACTTCATGGATGACTGGCGgaaaattttggggaaaaatcaCATTATTCAGAGCTTAGAACACTGTGATTTCACTCCAATATATGATTGGCATCTGAGtgaaaaggagaaaaagaaacAGATGACAACGGAG GAGAAGAAAGCTTTGAAGGAGGAGAAACTTCAGCAAGAGGAAAAATATATGTGGGCCATTCTTGATGGTGTGAAAGAGAAG GTTGGAAACTTTAGAGTTGAACCACCTGGATTGTTCCGCGGCCGGGGTGAGCACCCAAAG ATGGGGAAGCTGAAAAGACGAATTCAACCAAGTGACATAACTATCAATATTGGAAAGGATGCTCCAATTCCATTGTGCCCTATCCCTGGCCAAAG CTGGAAAGAAATAAGGCATGACAACACAGTGACATGGTTGGCCTTTTGGAACGACCCCATTAATCCGAAGGAATTCAAATATGTTTTTCTTGCCGCAAGTAGTACCTTGAAGGGACAAAGTGACAAAGAGAAGTACGAGAAGGCCAGGCTTTTAAAG GACTATATACAAGGTATCCGAGCAGCATATACCAAAGACTTTACAAGCAAAGACCCTACTAAGAAGCAGATATCAGTAGCTACATATCTTATTGACAAACTAGCTCTTAGGGCAGGCAATGAGAAG GATGATGATGAAGCTGATACAGTAGGTTGCTGTACGTTAAAAGTTGAAAATGTGGAACCAGTGCCTCCAAATATCTTGAAG TTTGATTTCCTTGGTAAAGATTCTATAAGGTATCAGAATGAAGTCGAGGTTGAAGTTGCTGTTTTCAGGGCAATCCAAGAGTTTCGAAATA AGAAAAAAGACGGAGATGATATATTTGACAAACTTGATACTAGTAAACTGAATGCTCATCTAAAGGAATTGATGCCTGGTCTCACTGCTAAGGTCTTCCGTACATACAATGCATCTATTACATTGGATGACATG TTGAGCAAGGAAACAAAAGGTGGAGAAGTTGCTGAGAAAGTTGTTGTTTATAACCACGCAAACAAGGAG GTTGCCATCATTTGTAATCATCAACGGACTGTCTCGAAGTCCCACAGCGCTCAGATGACTCGCTTGAATGAAAAGATAGACGAACTAAAG AACATTTTGGAAGAATTGAGGACCGATTTGGCTAGGGCCAAAAAGGGGAAGCCCCCCTTGAAGGGTTCTGATGGGAAGTCGAAGAGGAATCTAAATCCTGATGC ATTGGAGAAAAAGATATCTCAAACCACAGCAAAGATCGAAAAAATGGAAAGAGATAAGGATACGAAAGAGGATCTAAAGACTGTAGCATTGGGTACGTCAAAGATCAACTATCTTGATCCTAGGATCACTGTTGCATGGTGCAAACGCCACGAAGTTCCTATCGAGAAG ATATTTAACAAGTCTCTACTGGCGAAATTCGCATGGGCAATGGACGTCAAGCCAAGTTTCAGATTCTAA